A single genomic interval of Oryctolagus cuniculus chromosome 19, mOryCun1.1, whole genome shotgun sequence harbors:
- the LOC100328804 gene encoding hemoglobin subunit theta-1: MALSAAERALLRALWKKLGSNVGVYAAEALERTLEAFPRTKIYFSHMDLSPGSAQVRAHGRKVADALTLAADHLDDLPGALSALSDLHVRTLRVDPHHFGLLGHCLLVTLARHYPGDFGPAMHASVDKFLHHVISALTSKYR; the protein is encoded by the exons ATGGCGCTGTCGGCGGCGGAGCGGGCGCTGCTGCGCGCCCTGTGGAAGAAGCTGGGGAGCAACGTGGGCGTCTACGCGGCCGAGGCCCTGGAGAG AACCTTGGAGGCCTTCCCGCGCACCAAGATCTACTTCTCCCACATGGACCTGAGCCCGGGCTCCGCCCAGGTCAGAGCCCACGGCCGCAAGGTGGCCGACGCGCTGACCCTCGCCGCAGACCACCTGGACGACCTGCCCGGCGCCCTGTCCGCTCTGAGCGACCTGCACGTGCGCACGCTGCGCGTGGACCCCCACCACTTCGGG ctgctgggccaCTGTCTGCTGGTGACCCTCGCCCGGCACTACCCTGGAGACTTCGGCCCCGCCATGCACGCCTCGGTGGACAAATTCCTGCACCACGTGATCTCGGCGCTGACCTCCAAGTACCGCTGA
- the LOC138843081 gene encoding hemoglobin subunit zeta-like isoform X2, producing the protein MSLTKSERTIIMSLWDKVSSQSEAIGTEALERLFLSFPQTKISFPHFDLRPGSAQLRAHGAEVAAALDDAVKNMDNLDSALSSLSDLLAYKLRIDPVNFRVTLARNLPRDFTAEAQAAWDKFLGRMSDVKTAK; encoded by the exons ATGTCTCTGACCAAGAGCGAGAGGACCATCATCATGTCCCTCTGGGACAAGGTCTCCTCCCAGTCTGAGGCCATCGGCACTGAGGCCCTGGAGAG GCTCTTCCTCAGCTTCCCGCAGACCAAGATCTCCTTCCCGCACTTCGACCTGCGCCCGGGCTCCGCGCAACTGCGGGCTCATGGAGCCGAAGTGGCGGCCGCGCTGGACGACGCAGTCAAGAACATGGACAACTTGGATAGCGCGCTGTCCTCTCTAAGCGACCTGCTCGCCTACAAGCTGCGCATTGACCCGGTCAACTTCAGG GTCACCCTGGCCAGGAACCTGCCCAGAGACTTCACCGCCGAGGCCCAAGCTGCCTGGGACAAGTTCCTGGGCCGAATGTCTGACGTCAAGACCGCTAAGTAG
- the LOC138843081 gene encoding hemoglobin subunit zeta-like isoform X1, translating to MSLTKSERTIIMSLWDKVSSQSEAIGTEALERLFLSFPQTKISFPHFDLRPGSAQLRAHGAEVAAALDDAVKNMDNLDSALSSLSDLLAYKLRIDPVNFRLLSHCLQVTLARNLPRDFTAEAQAAWDKFLGRMSDVKTAK from the exons ATGTCTCTGACCAAGAGCGAGAGGACCATCATCATGTCCCTCTGGGACAAGGTCTCCTCCCAGTCTGAGGCCATCGGCACTGAGGCCCTGGAGAG GCTCTTCCTCAGCTTCCCGCAGACCAAGATCTCCTTCCCGCACTTCGACCTGCGCCCGGGCTCCGCGCAACTGCGGGCTCATGGAGCCGAAGTGGCGGCCGCGCTGGACGACGCAGTCAAGAACATGGACAACTTGGATAGCGCGCTGTCCTCTCTAAGCGACCTGCTCGCCTACAAGCTGCGCATTGACCCGGTCAACTTCAGG CTCCTGTCCCACTGCCTGCAGGTCACCCTGGCCAGGAACCTGCCCAGAGACTTCACCGCCGAGGCCCAAGCTGCCTGGGACAAGTTCCTGGGCCGAATGTCTGACGTCAAGACCGCTAAGTAG